Proteins from a genomic interval of Gossypium hirsutum isolate 1008001.06 chromosome A09, Gossypium_hirsutum_v2.1, whole genome shotgun sequence:
- the LOC107890502 gene encoding adenosylhomocysteinase: MALSVEKTAAGREYKVKDMSQADFGRLEIELAEVEMPGLMACRTEFGPAQPFKGAKITGSLHMTIQTAVLIETLTALGAEVRWCSCNIFSTQDHAAAAIARDSAAVFAWKGETLQEYWWCTERALDWGPTGGPDLIVDDGGDATLLIHEGVKAEEVYEKTGQLPDPASTDNAEFQIVLTIIRDGLKADPKKYRRMKERLVGVSEETTTGVKRLYQMQANGTLLFPAINVNDSVTKSKFDNLYGCRHSLPDGLMRATDVMIAGKVAVVCGYGDVGKGCAAALKQAGARVIVTEIDPICALQALMEGLQVLTLEDVVSEADIFVTTTGNKDIIMVDHMRKMKNNAIVCNIGHFDNEIDMLGLETYPGVKRITIKPQTDRWVFPETKTGIIVLAEGRLMNLGCATGHPSFVMSCSFTNQVIAQLELWKEKATGKYEKKVYVLPKHLDEKVAALHLGKLGAKLTKLTKDQADYISVPVEGPYKPPHYRY, translated from the exons ATGGCTCTCTCCGTCGAGAAAACCGCCGCCGGCCGTGAGTACAAGGTCAAAGACATGTCTCAGGCTGACTTCGGTCGTCTCGAGATCGAGTTAGCTGAGGTTGAAATGCCTGGTTTAATGGCTTGTAGAACCGAGTTCGGCCCTGCCCAACCTTTCAAAGGAGCCAAAATTACTGGTTCTCTTCACATGACCATCCAAACCGCCGTTCTTATTGAAACCCTTACCGCCCTCGGAGCTGAAGTCCGTTGGTGTTCTTGCAACATTTTCTCTACCCAAGACCACGCTGCCGCTGCCATCGCTCGTGACTCCGCCGCTGTTTTCGCTTGGAAAGGGGAGACCCTCCAGGAATACTGGTGGTGTACTGAGAGAGCCCTTGATTGGGGTCCTACTGGTGGACCTGATCTGATCGTCGATGATGGTGGTGATGCTACTTTGTTGATCCACGAAGGTGTTAAAGCTGAGGAAGTTTATGAGAAAACTGGGCAACTCCCAGATCCGGCTTCGACTGATAACGCTGAGTTTCAGATTGTTCTAACCATTATCAGAGATGGGTTGAAAGCAGATCCCAAGAAGTATAGAAGGATGAAGGAGAGATTGGTAGGTGTTTCTGAAGAAACTACAACTGGAGTAAAGAGGCTTTATCAGATGCAGGCCAATGGTACCTTGTTGTTCCCTGCCATTAATGTCAACGACTCTGTTACTAAGAGCAAG TTCGATAACTTGTATGGATGCCGTCACTCACTTCCCGATGGTTTGATGAGAGCTACTGATGTGATGATTGCCGGCAAGGTCGCCGTTGTCTGTGGTTATGGTGATGTCGGAAAGGGTTGTGCTGCTGCCTTGAAGCAAGCCGGTGCTCGTGTCATTGTTACTGAGATTGATCCCATCTGTGCCCTTCAGGCTCTCATGGAAGGACTTCAGGTTTTGACCCTAGAAGATGTTGTCTCCGAGGCTGATATCTTCGTCACCACAACCGGTAACAAGGACATCATCATGGTTGATCACATGAGGAAGATGAAGAACAATGCCATTGTTTGCAACATTGGTCACTTTGACAATGAAATCGATATGCTCGGTCTTGAGACCTATCCTGGTGTTAAACGCATCACCATTAAGCCTCAAACCGATAGGTGGGTCTTCCCTGAAACCAAAACCGGCATCATTGTGTTGGCTGAAGGACGTCTGATGAACTTGGGATGTGCCACTGGACACCCAAGTTTTGTCATGTCCTGCTCGTTCACTAACCAGGTGATTGCCCAGCTCGAACTATGGAAGGAGAAGGCAACTGGAAAATATGAGAAGAAGGTTTACGTATTGCCAAAGCACCTCGACGAGAAAGTTGCTGCACTTCACCTCGGCAAGCTCGGAGCTAAGCTCACTAAGCTCACTAAAGATCAAGCTGATTACATTAGTGTGCCTGTTGAAGGTCCTTACAAGCCTCCTCATTACAGGTACTGA
- the LOC107944210 gene encoding heat stress transcription factor A-5 encodes MASTVPLTSAAGSGGGGGCGVAPFLLKTYDMVDDSATDDIVSWSSHNKSFVVWNPPEFARLLLPTYFKHNNFSSFIRQLNTYGFRKIDPERWEFANEDFVKGQKHLLKNIHRKKPIHSHSNPQGSFVDPERAGFEEEIERLSREKTALEANVLRFREERSTAKHQIEELTLRADQMEQRQETLFNFLEKAVQDSAFVEHLVRKIESMESMDVTAYNKKRRLPQIDRIEPVGEICLLDNNNNSSSSRAEFGNIFHQDFSDKLRLELSPAVSDIHLVSQSTQSSDEDGVSPRIRISEGEPKDAYMRSEGLLFAPERLDLSESSRSFSLQQSLNSSDEPDNHISCLLNLTLASSSSQVNRSPSLTMMSQLGQEIGKDPKSRSNANSKDSDTRASGNSRNMINGEATLSSPKEDLNTNQKPATPPVRVNDVFWERFLTERPDSSDDEESNSDHQANPYKEDDKSSTYGLARNAKNMEQLNL; translated from the exons ATGGCCTCAACAGTACCCTTGACATCGGCCGCCGGAAGCGGAGGAGGGGGCGGCTGTGGTGTTGCACCTTTTCTTTTGAAGACATACGACATGGTGGACGACTCTGCGACCGACGATATAGTGTCATGGAGCTCCCACAATAAGAGCTTTGTTGTTTGGAACCCTCCTGAATTCGCTCGTCTTTTGCTTCCCACTTATTTCAAGCACAATAACTTCTCCAGTTTCATCAGGCAGCTTAATACTTAT GGATTCCGTAAGATTGATCCTGAACGATGGGAATTTGCTAATGAAGATTTTGTGAAAGGTCAAAAGCATCTCCTTAAGAACATCCACCGGAAAAAGCCGATTCACAGCCACAGTAATCCTCAGGGTTCTTTCGTAGATCCCGAAAGGGCTGGATTCGAAGAAGAAATCGAGAGGCTTTCACGTGAGAAAACTGCACTTGAGGCTAATGTTTTGAGGTTTAGAGAAGAACGATCGACTGCTAAGCATCAGATCGAAGAGCTGACACTGCGAGCCGATCAAATGGAGCAGAGGCAGGAAACTTTGTTTAACTTCTTAGAGAAGGCTGTTCAAGACTCTGCTTTCGTTGAGCATCTCGTTCGTAAGATTGAATCAATGGAATCAATGGATGTCACAGCGTATAATAAGAAAAGAAGACTGCCTCAAATTGATCGAATCGAGCCAGTCGGAGAAATTTGTCTTTTggacaacaacaacaacagcagTAGCTCTAGAGCCGAGTTTGGAAACATTTTCCACCAAGATTTCTCAGACAAGCTAAGATTGGAATTATCACCAGCTGTTTCAGATATTCACTTGGTTTCTCAAAGCACACAAAGTTCCGATGAAGATGGAGTGAGTCCACGGATAAGGATATCTGAAGGAGAACCAAAGGATGCTTATATGAGATCTGAGGGCCTCTTATTTGCACCTGAAAGATTAGACCTTTCAGAATCAAGCAGATCTTTTAGTCTGCAACAGAGTTTAAACTCCAGTGACGAACCCGATAATCATATCTCCTGTCTGTTGAATCTAACTCTGGCATCTTCTTCATCACAAGTCAATAGAAGTCCGAGCTTAACTATGATGTCCCAACTCGGTCAAGAAATCGGAAAAGACCCTAAGTCAAGGTCTAATGCCAACTCTAAAGACTCTGATACCAGAGCTTCCGGAAACAGCAGAAACATGATCAATGGGGAAGCAACATTATCTTCGCCAAAAGAAGACCTTAATACAAATCAAAAGCCTGCAACTCCACCAGTTAGAGTGAATGATGTATTTTGGGAACGGTTCCTTACAGAAAGACCTGATTCCTCCGATGATGAAGAGTCCAATTCTGACCATCAAGCAAACCCTTACAAAGAAGACGACAAAAGCTCGACCTACGGATTAGCAAGGAATGCTAAGAACATGGAGCAGCTTAATCTTTGA
- the LOC121206052 gene encoding probable xyloglucan galactosyltransferase GT15, with protein MKLHVLISEFCAGNPTKNIKWKNQSKRKYCSNHFCFVLFFPVVLFFMLLCFNHLFFENIKGHVYFHGKSTGSVTYFPGKLNETEDSCLGRYIYIHDLPKIFNEDVIKDCQLITRSTDKYSMCKSLENSGLGPGIEALNASDLWKNSWFSTNQFMLEVIFHNRMKKYDCLTDDSTLASAVFVPYYAGLDLRRYLWGFNTSMRDVSGIDLVAWLARKPEWKRNSGMDHFLISGRIARDFRRKSNRKSDWGSNFRLLPESENITMLTIETGYSKNDVAVPYPTYFHPVNDFQVHQWQEFLRKQNRPYLFSFAGARRSKQKGSIRAEIIDQCQASNKLCNFMDCSLFNQCDDPVNLMSLFRSSVFCLQPPGDSLTRRSTFDSILSGCIPVFFHPGSAYTQYVWHLPKDHNRYSVFISSKDLRVGKVTINQTLLQVSKDEQLAMREEVIKLIPRIVYGDPRSRLETIDDAFDLAINGILKRIKILTKN; from the coding sequence ATGAAACTCCATGTATTGATATCAGAGTTTTGTGCAGGAAATCCCACCAAGAATATCAAATGGAAGAATCAATCGAAAAGAAAGTATTGCAGCAATCACTTCTGTTTTGTTCTATTTTTCCCCGTTGTTTTGTTCTTCATGTTACTCTGTTTTAATCATCTCTTCTTTGAGAACATTAAAGGGCACGTTTATTTTCACGGAAAATCAACTGGTTCTGTAACTTATTTTCCTGGAAAGTTGAACGAAACCGAAGATTCATGCTTGGGTCGGTACATTTATATCCATGATCTTCCCAAGATATTCAATGAAGATGTGATCAAAGATTGTCAGTTGATTACAAGATCAACTGATAAATACAGTATGTGCAAATCTTTGGAAAATTCGGGTTTAGGCCCTGGGATTGAAGCTTTAAATGCTTCGGATTTATGGAAGAATAGTTGGTTTTCTACGAATCAGTTCATGTTGGAGGTTATTTTTCATAATCGAATGAAGAAATACGACTGTTTAACCGACGATTCGACTCTTGCTTCCGCCGTTTTCGTGCCGTACTATGCTGGTTTGGATCTTCGTCGATATTTGTGGGGATTCAATACGTCGATGAGAGATGTATCGGGGATCGATTTGGTTGCTTGGCTTGCAAGAAAACCTGAATGGAAAAGGAATTCGGGTATGGATCATTTCTTGATTTCAGGTCGGATTGCTCGAGATTTTCGACGAAAATCGAACCGGAAATCGGACTGGGGCAGCAACTTCAGGCTCTTGCCGGAGTCGGAAAACATAACAATGTTGACAATCGAAACAGGGTACTCAAAAAACGACGTTGCGGTACCGTATCCGACGTATTTCCATCCTGTAAATGATTTCCAAGTTCATCAATGGCAAGAATTCCTCAGAAAACAGAACAGACCTTACTTATTCTCGTTCGCAGGTGCTCGAAGATCGAAACAAAAAGGATCAATCCGTGCCGAGATTATCGACCAATGCCAAGCTTCAAACAAGTTATGCAACTTCATGGATTGCAGTTTGTTCAATCAATGCGACGACCCAGttaacttaatgagtctatttcgaAGCTCAGTCTTCTGTTTGCAACCTCCGGGAGATTCGTTAACCCGAAGATCAACATTCGATTCGATATTATCGGGTTGTATCCCAGTTTTCTTCCATCCAGGGAGTGCTTATACACAATATGTATGGCATTTACCAAAGGATCACAACAGATATTCAGTATTCATTTCATCAAAGGATTTACGAGTTGGAAAAGTTACAATCAACCAAACATTGCTTCAAGTTTCGAAGGATGAACAATTGGCAATGAGAGAAGAAGTTATAAAATTGATTCCAAGGATCGTTTATGGTGATCCTAGGTCTAGGTTAGAGACCATAGATGATGCATTTGATTTAGCAATCAATGGAATTctgaaaagaataaaaattttgacaaaaaattgA
- the LOC121206284 gene encoding cytochrome P450 71AU50, which translates to MDMACTLLAVAVGLVFFFQALTWTRMAKNKRLPPGPKGLPIIGNLLMIGKNPHHDFQRLAQKYGPIMHLRFGLMPVIVVSSPEAAELFLKTHDLVFASRPPHDCSKHISYNQQNLVFSPYGPYWRNMRKMCTLELLSNHKVSSFGSMRMEELHGCVQYIREVAATAGVVNLSSMVSSFSTEISCRMIIGKKYDRSDFSEKGFEVMIREAMQIAATFNLADYIPQIRALDLQGLTKRMKIIAKDFDDFFEKIIDEHVRSKDENRVKDFVDVMLGFMGSEETNEYRVERDTIKAIILDMLAGSMDTSAVAIDWTLTELIRHPQVMKKVQKELENVVGMERMVTESDLEKLEYLDMVVKESFRLHPVGPLLTPHAAREDCTVDGFHIPKNSRIFINAWAIGRDKRVWTYAERFYPERFIGSDIDLRGCNFELIPFGAGRRGCPGMQLGLTVVRLVVAQLVHCFNWKLPNGMLGSELDMSEDFGLVCPRANHLLAIPTWRLKD; encoded by the exons ATGGACATGGCATGTACACTTCTTGCAGTTGCTGTTGgacttgtttttttctttcaagCCTTGACATGGACAAGAATGGCTAAAAACAAGAGGTTACCGCCCGGTCCGAAAGGCCTTCCAATTATCGGAAACCTTTTGATGATAGGGAAGAACCCTCACCATGATTTTCAACGATTAGCTCAGAAGTATGGTCCCATCATGCACTTACGCTTCGGCTTGATGCCGGTGATTGTCGTTTCCTCTCCCGAAGCCGCCGAGCTATTCCTCAAGACGCATGACCTTGTTTTCGCTAGCAGGCCCCCACATGATTGTTCCAAACATATTTCTTACAATCAACAGAACTTGGTGTTCTCTCCCTACGGTCCGTATTGGCGCAACATGCGTAAGATGTGCACTTTGGAATTGCTTAGTAACCACAAAGTCAGTTCTTTTGGATCCATGAGGATGGAAGAACTTCATGGTTGTGTTCAATATATTCGAGAGGTGGCTGCTACTGCTGGTGTTGTCAATCTTAGTTCTATGGTCTCGTCGTTTAGTACCGAGATTTCGTGTAGGATGATCATCGGAAAGAAGTATGATCGTAGCGATTTTAGTGAAAAGGGGTTTGAAGTTATGATTCGAGAGGCTATGCAGATTGCAGCTACGTTTAATTTAGCTGATTATATTCCTCAAATTAGAGCACTTGATCTCCAGGGACTAACAAAGCGTATGAAAATTATTGCCAAAGATTTTGATGACTTCTTCGAGAAGATAATCGACGAGCATGTTCGATCTAAAGATGAAAACAGAGTCAAGGACTTTGTTGATGTCATGTTGGGATTCATGGGATCTGAAGAAACCAATGAGTACCGCGTCGAGCGAGACACGATCAAAGCAATTATCTTG GACATGCTTGCAGGTTCAATGGATACTTCAGCAGTTGCGATCGATTGGACACTGACTGAACTCATCAGACATCCACAAGTGATGAAGAAAGTCCAAAAGGAACTCGAAAACGTGGTAGGCATGGAAAGGATGGTCACGGAATCGGACCTGGAGAAATTGGAATACTTAGACATGGTTGTAAAAGAAAGCTTTAGGCTACATCCAGTTGGACCGTTGTTGACCCCACATGCAGCCAGGGAAGATTGCACCGTGGATGGCTTTCACATACCGAAAAACTCACGCATCTTCATAAACGCATGGGCCATAGGTCGGGATAAAAGGGTTTGGACTTATGCAGAAAGGTTTTATCCGGAGAGATTCATTGGAAGCGACATCGATCTTCGCGGATGCAACTTCGAGCTAATTCCGTTCGGTGCCGGTCGCAGAGGCTGTCCCGGAATGCAATTAGGTCTCACCGTGGTTCGGCTTGTGGTGGCACAATTGGTTCATTGCTTTAATTGGAAGCTTCCTAATGGTATGTTGGGAAGTGAGTTGGATATGAGTGAAGATTTTGGACTTGTTTGTCCTAGAGCCAACCATCTTCTTGCTATACCAACATGGCGCCTAAAGGATTAA
- the LOC107944202 gene encoding cytochrome P450 71AU50 produces the protein MDMASTLLAVAVTLVFFFQALTWTRRGKNKRLPPGSEGLPIIGNLLMIGKNPHHDFQRLAQKYGPIMHLRLGLMPVIVVSSAEAAELFLKTHDLVFASRPPHEGSKVICYNQQNLVFSPYGSYWRNMRKMCTLELLSNHKINSFRSMRMEELHGCVQYIREAATAGGVVDLSSTVSSFSTDISCRMIIGKKYDHDDFSEKGFKATLREGMQIGATINLADYIPQIRALDLQGLTKRMKIIAKDFDDFFEKIIDEHVRSKDENRVKDFVDVMLGFMGSEETDEYRVERDTIKAIILDMLTASMDTSAAAIDWTLAELIRHPQEMKKVQKEVKNVIGMRRMVEESDLEKLKYLDMVVKESFRLHPVAPLLIPHVSREDFTVNGFDIPKGARIFVNAWAISRDERVWTDAERFYPERFIGSDIDLRGRNFELIPFGAGRRGCPGMQLGLTVVRLVVAQMVHCFDWELPNGMSGSDLDMREEFGIVCPTANHLLAIPTWRLKD, from the exons ATGGACATGGCAAGTACACTTCTTGCAGTTGCTGTGAcacttgtttttttctttcaagCCTTGACATGGACAAGAAGGGGTAAAAACAAGAGATTACCCCCTGGTTCGGAAGGCCTTCCTATTATCGGAAACCTTTTGATGATAGGGAAAAACCCTCACCATGATTTTCAACGATTAGCTCAAAAGTATGGTCCCATCATGCACTTACGCTTAGGCTTGATGCCGGTGATCGTTGTCTCCTCCGCGGAAGCCGCCGAGCTGTTCCTCAAGACACATGACCTTGTTTTCGCTAGCAGGCCACCTCATGAAGGTTCCAAAGTTATTTGTTACAATCAGCAGAATTTGGTGTTCTCCCCGTACGGTTCGTATTGGCGCAACATGCGTAAGATGTGCACCTTGGAATTGCTTAGTAACCACAAAATCAATTCTTTCAGGTCCATGAGGATGGAAGAACTTCATGGTTGTGTTCAATATATCCGAGAGGCGGCTACTGCTGGTGGTGTTGTCGATCTTAGCTCCACGGTCTCGTCTTTTAGTACTGATATTTCGTGTAGGATGATCATCGGAAAGAAGTATGATCACGACGATTTTAGTGAAAAGGGGTTCAAAGCTACGCTTCGAGAGGGTATGCAAATTGGAGCTACGATTAATTTAGCTGATTATATTCCTCAAATTAGAGCACTTGATCTCCAGGGACTAACAAAGCGTATGAAAATTATTGCCAAGgattttgatgacttttttgAGAAGATAATCGACGAGCATGTTCGATCTAAAGACGAAAACAGAGTCAAGGACTTTGTTGATGTCATGTTGGGATTCATGGGATCAGAAGAAACGGATGAGTACCGTGTCGAGCGAGACACGATCAAAGCAATTATATTG GACATGCTTACAGCTTCTATGGATACTTCAGCAGCTGCGATCGATTGGACACTGGCCGAACTCATCAGACATCCACAAGAGATGAAGAAAGTCCAAAAGGAAGTCAAAAACGTGATCGGCATGAGGAGGATGGTCGAGGAATCAGACTTGGAGAAATTGAAGTACTTGGACATGGTTGTGAAAGAAAGCTTTAGGCTACATCCAGTAGCGCCATTGCTGATCCCGCATGTATCCAGGGAAGATTTCACGGTGAATGGCTTTGACATACCCAAGGGTGCACGCATCTTCGTAAATGCATGGGCTATAAGTCGGGATGAAAGGGTTTGGACTGATGCAGAGAGGTTTTATCCGGAGAGATTCATTGGAAGCGACATCGATCTCCGCGGACGCAACTTCGAGCTAATCCCGTTTGGTGCCGGTCGCAGAGGCTGCCCCGGAATGCAGTTGGGTTTAACAGTGGTTCGGCTTGTGGTGGCTCAAAtggttcattgctttgattgggAGCTTCCAAATGGTATGTCGGGAAGTGACTTGGATATGAGGGAGGAGTTTGGAATTGTTTGTCCTACAGCCAACCATCTTCTAGCCATACCAACATGGCGCCTAAAGGATTGA
- the LOC107944206 gene encoding protein STRICTOSIDINE SYNTHASE-LIKE 10, translated as MKSFSFSSFFLLFFFVNIALSYQQVDYDKSMFRNYNQINITQGTGPESIAFDCKGEGPYVGVSDGRVLKWEGLKFGWKEFAVPSSFRIRKICDGSTDPNLEPICGRPLGLKFHIETCHLYIADAYHGLLVVGPYGGVAKKLATSAEGVPFKFTNGLDIDTKTGMVYFTDSSTVIQRRNVDSLLRSLDQTGRLLKYNPYTKEVSVIYKGLVFPNGVALSKNNSFLLVAESTRMRILKFNVESGAKAKNMSKVFADPEVFAVLPKVPDNIKRNKDGDFWVALNTGRSESIQSDAPDPIGIKYNEEGTVLKRLDGHNGMIFNSISEVKEYNHRLYIGSVTKPYVGILNDY; from the exons ATGAAATCTTTTTCATTCTcctcttttttccttttatttttctttgttaatATAGCACTATCATATCAACAAGTGGATTACGATAAATCTATGTTCAGAAATTATAATCAAATTAATATTACTCAAGGTACCGGGCCTGAAAGTATAGCTTTCGATTGTAAAGGCGAAGGTCCTTACGTTGGAGTATCCGATGGAAGAGTACTTAAATGGGAAGGATTGAAATTCGGTTGGAAAGAGTTTGCTGTTCCTTCTTCTTTTAg GATAAGGAAAATATGCGACGGCTCAACAGATCCGAATCTTGAACCAATATGCGGAAGGCCATTaggtttaaaatttcatattgaaACATGTCATCTTTATATTGCCGATGCGTACCATGGTCTTTTAGTAGTAGGACCTTATGGTGGCGTAGCTAAAAAACTTGCTACTTCAGCTGAAGGAGTTCCGTTTAAATTCACAAACGGATTAGATATTGATACTAAGACTGGAATGGTCTATTTTACGGATAGTAGTACCGTCATTCAAAGAAG GAATGTTGATTCTTTGTTAAGGTCCCTTGATCAAACAGGAAGGTTGTTAAAATACAATCCTTACACCAAAGAAGTATCTGTGATATATAAAGGTTTAGTTTTCCCTAATGGGGTCGCCTTGAGTAAGAACAATTCATTCCTTTTAGTGGCCGAATCAACTAGAAtgcgaattttgaaatttaatgtcGAGAGTGGAGCAAAAGCTAAAAACATGTCAAAAGTATTTGCTGACCCAGAAGTATTTGCCGTATTACCTAAAGTGCCGGATAACATCAAGAGAAATAAAGACGGTGACTTTTGGGTGGCTTTAAATACCGGAAGATCGGAAAGTATTCAATCGGATGCTCCAGACCCAATCGGTATCAAGTATAACGAAGAAGGCACGGTTCTGAAACGTTTGGATGGACACAATGGAATGATCTTCAACTCTATTAGTGAAGTTAAAGAGTATAACCATAGATTATATATAGGTTCTGTCACTAAACCTTATGTCGGCATCCTAAATGACTATTAG